The window GACAGGTAGACGAACGAGTCCTCGTGCTCCAGGTTCTCCATGAAGAGCTGCAGAGGAGACATCTTCAGACTGATGAATCTGGCCGGTAGACTCGACAGAAGGTAAAAACAGATATGAAAGAGAATAAATCAAGCAGAGATTATTGATCTGAGGTGAGGAGGTGCCGCGGCTCAAATTCGGCACCAAACGGGCCTCAGGACTCTAAACCCGACACATCCGAGGAAATCAATAGCAGGCCTTTCGGATGCGTCAGCGGGGGTTTCTGATTAAAGAGCATCATTAATGAAAAGGTCTTTCCCTCGCCAGTCCACCTTAACAAGACCCCGCGAGAGCGTCGTGTCCTCGCTGCAGACGGCCTCATTTCTTATAGATGTCCCAGGAGACCAGAACCACTAAGGGCCTCCCGTAGGAACTGGTCCTGCTGAAGGCCATGACCCCACTCCCAGCAAGGTAGTGataacactactactactactatactactactatactaaatactactactactgatactaCTACTATTAATTCTACTAttgatactactactacaacaactactacaactactactatactaaatactactgctactgctactgatACTACTACTATTAATTCTACtattgatactactactactacaacaactactactactatactaaatactactactactgatactaCTACTATTAATTCTACTATTGATACTACTACTATTAATTCTACtattgatactactactactacaactactactactactatactaaatactactgctactgctactgatACTACTACTATTAATTCTACtattgatactactactactacaacaactactactactatactaaatactactactactgatactaCTACTATTAATTCTACtattgatactactactactactactactgatactactactactaattctACTATtgatactattactactactactacaacaactactactatactaaatactactactacaactactacactaaatactactactactactactgatactaCTACTATTAATTCTACtattgatactactactactacaacaactactactatactaaatactactactactactactgatactaCTACTATTAATTCTACtattgatactactactactactactactgatactaCTACTATTAATTCTACtattgatactactactactactacaactactactactactatactaaatactactactacaactactacactaaatactactactactactactgatactaCTACTATTAATTCTACTATtgatactattactactactactacaactactactatactaaatactactactactgatactactactactactactactactgatactactactactacactaaatactactactactgatactactacaacaactactactacactaaatactactactactgatactactactactactacaacaactactactacactAAATACTACTACTACACTAAATACTActactgatactactactactgatactactactgtgctcggcttctgaccaagtcctccaaacacacccacatcaccccgcttctcctccagcttcactggctgccagtcaacttcagggttcatttcaagatcctggttctggtctatagggccttacatggacaagcaccatcttacattggtgatcttcttagtccctacacccccagcagatccctgaggtccagtgatcaaagcctactggttgtgcagcaccaggctaaaggtcaaaagtgacagatcatttgctgctgtggcccccagactctggaactctctccccctgagcctgagatcagtggactcagtggtctcctttaaaaaacagctgaagactcacttgttcaagctggcttttgtatgaccttcttcacctctctctctattctgctctccccacctattccaccttcctcaggatccactgatttccctctttcctgttcactctctctctttcttatcattgttttaatcacaattgtatatttttgctcatttaaaatatatttttaaccattttctaaattcttttttatatatttacattttttgtttttgtgaagcgcctcgtgatttttgtcttgggaggcgccatagaaattatattttcttcttctactactgatactactactactactgatactactaatactaatactaGCACTACTGATtccactactattactactactactattgatACTACTACtaaaactactactactactactcaaacacagaggcaattcaatttgCTTTacaattactactactactactactactactactactactactaacattAATAATTAGGGTTCTGCCTGTTAAACATCTCCATTAGTTAAAGTAAGTCTGACATTCAGACACATTAGAGTCTAATTCTTAAATTCATTCagtaggttctggttctggttctgccccTACGGCTCCTCTCGGAGCCCTGAAGTAGCTGCTTTACTTTCTGTCTCTGATGGAAGCAGCAGACCAGATCCCAGCAGGAGACTGAAGGGAGTGGAGTCAAAGAGCTTCAGGAGAAGCTGGAGCAGCTCTCACACCGAGGATCACAACCAGCTTCTACACACCTACCCCTCAGTGGGTCTCCACACTCATCCAGCATCAACATCTGTCCTCTCAGACTCTAAGGATGGGACAGCAGCCACGTTAGAGCTCAGAGGCAAACTACAGGACATCCTGAGGGACAGTTGGACAAACGTCTCACTGAAGACCACCGAGGTGGACAGTTTactgtcagaaccagaaccaccagAGAATGATTCGTAAGACACTCATGTGAAGTCACACTGATCCAAACACAGCTGGAACTCAGAGGAAAACAGAAAGGGGACATTTATGGATGAAGATCAGGAAGTAAAGTCTATTTCTCTGAACATAGGCTGTTCAGGACACAGAAACCTTTCCATTAAGATGACGCTTCACTCTGGATCACGACTGATGTCAGTGAAGAATAAAAGCCACAAACCGTGAGGACTTTCTCCTGAGCCTGGATGAGCTTTGGGTCTCTGCGTTGGACCATCTGGGTCAGAATCCTCAGAGCAAATGCTCTAGTAGGGACATCTGGGTCACACGCCTCTAACAGCCAATCAGAAAGGGGCTTGTTGTCAGGTGGGTAAGGAACATCGGCGCTGGATCTTCCTACTGTTCCTGTGGGACTGGGTTTCTGAGAGGAAGCTGGGAGGAACCTGGAGCTGCTGACGGGAATCTCAGGGGTGTCTGTTTCACTCTccacctccttcttcttctttggttTCGTTTCAGCGTTTCTGGAGAACCGACCAGCAGCAGCGGTGAGGTTCTCAGGTCGGTAGGCACCATGAGTGGCAATAACAGCTCTGAGGTTTGATGCCATCTCCTGGATGAGTGCGTCGGGATGCCGCAGAGACACCGTCTCCAGAGGTGGGAGCAGCCTCGACATGCAGGAGTACTCCTCAGCCCCGAGCTGTGAATTCAAACCAAATGTCTCGTGATTTTTaggagttttcatttaaatttggAGCCACGCAAGaagaaatgtttttatcattttagtCACCTGAGGTGCCGACAGCAGCGTCGCCACCAGGCCCATCCCCATGCTCAGCGTCTGGCTCTCTATCGGGTTCCACCCAGAGGACATATCTGGGCCCACACAGGCTCTCTGGAGCAGAGACACCATGAAGTCCACCACCTGCAGAGAAGGACAAACAGATCTAATCATTGTGTCAGAACCTGCTGAGGCCTTTAGGGTCAGAGATGGAGAACTAATGCTGGTTCCTGGCATTCCCACTCGTGGGCTATTCAACAGTTTTCAACCCATCTCTCTGTCCTGTCTGGAAAAAAACTATTGTTACTATGAAACCCTCGGGCTCTCCAGATGATGTGGTTCCACCCCGTCTCCTGGAAGATGTGCTTCCGTTGATTGGCCAAAATGTGCTGGACATTATTAATGGTAGCTTGACCTTGGCTGAAGgtcctcgtgcctttaaacacgctgttgTGCAGCCattcttgaaaaaacctggtcttgATCCCACTAATttctctaatctccgaccaatttccaagtTACCATTTTTATCTGAGGTACTTGAGAAAGTCGTGCATGAACAGTTAGTCCTACATCTTAATGACCATCaagtaatggacatttttcagtctgggtttagacaacagcacagcactgaaactgctcatgtttgtgtgtttaatgacatctttctggccttagattcagggttccatgtggttctggtacttcaggatctatctgcagcctttgacacgatCGATCGTAACATCTTGATCTCTAGACTACACGCTTGGGCTGGCATCTCAGGTTCGGCCCTAGACTTGTTTAGGTCTTACTTTTCTAACAGGTCCCTCAGGGTCATGCTGGATGACTATTCATCCCAGTCACTCTCCCTTCCCTGGGGTGTTCCTCAAGGTTCCATCCTCGGCCCGGTACTGTTCTGGCTCTATATTCTGCCCTTGGGAACCATTTTCAGACAGCATGCCGTTTCACACCATCTATACGCAGACGACTGTCAAattaattcttcatttaaacccaCTGACTCCATTAAACCTCTGTTTGATTGTCTTCACGATGTCAAGCAATGGCTGGCTggtaacttcctccatctgaatgactctaaAACAGAGGTAATCGTTTTTAGTCCCGACAATGTTAGAGCAACCCAGCAACCTGACCTCCACTATCTGCCTCCTAATGTCACTTCTGCTATTTCCAACCTTGGAATAAAAATAGACCCGGTTCTGAAGATGGACGCTCAGCTCAATAGCACAGTCAGGTCCtgcttttaccacctcaggcgtatttCTAAACTAAAGCCCATCCTGAGTTTccttcttctacaatctgtgatTCACGCCTTCATCACTTCTCGGCGTGATTATTCCAACTCCTGCttgtacggcatcagtaaagctgcTCTGTCTAGACTCCAGcttgtccagaattcagcagcaaggttcctgactgaAGACAGCACATTACGCCCACTCTTAAATCACTCCACTGGTTGCCTGTTCagttcaggatcaatttcaaaattctgcttcTTGCATTCAAATCTTTGAACAGTCAGGCACCTCCCCACCTGTGTGAACTCCTCCattactaccaccctcctcgtgctcttaggtctgaagatcagcTCCTCCTAACTGTCCCTAAGGCACATTTGAAGACCCgcggggaaagggctttttctgtctgtgcCCCAAAATTGTGGAACTCATTACCTCTTCAGGTTAGGCAAGCACCCTCTATTGCCGTTTTTAAATTACGCCTGAAAACCCACGACATCTCCCTGGCCTTCAACTCCCAAACCATAACGCATTAACTCATCCTTAGTTTTTCCACCTTGTTTGTTCgattttaaatttgtttttatattctggttttactTGTTCTATTGGTTTTAATCTGTTGTTCTTTTAACTCTTTTATCTTTCTTACTTCATATGATATACACGACTATTTTAgcttgtgtttttattatttgtttttatgtgcagcgctttggtcggtTGTAGTGCCGTGTTGAAAGTGCTCTACAAATCAAGCGGCATGGTATGGTTTCTTCTGACCTGTGAGGTTCTCCTCAGGAGCTGAGAGTGCTGCAGACACTCGACCATCACGGCCAGAACCTGAAGCAGAACCAATCTCTGTGCTTGTCTGTCAGCTCGACCCAGTAGCTGCTGCTCCACCTCCAGCAGCGTCATGGACGCCACGTCCACCTCCTCTTCATCCACCCTGTGTTCATCAGACGTCCAACTGGTCAGCTCCTGCAGGAGGATGAACAACAGCTGGGGTGTGACAGATGCTCCAGCACAGAAAAACCTGCTGAAATGATGCCAATCTCAGGTAAAAATGGAACAAATCATCAGCTAAAACCCATTTCCATTCCTTACTGTTAAATCTAAACGTGACTAAATCTTCCTTGTTAATGATGGGAGTTCCTCAGGGTTTGGTACTCGGCCCATCACATCTTCTGTTGGATCTCAGCTCTGCTTAGAGTTGATTTCAACACTTTGTCGTTTATTAACCGGCACATAAAAGAACAATTTGAGAAACTGGATGTCTAAATCAAAAGCCCCTGGAAGATGATCGATGTTGAGTTTCATTTGGCAGGTCAGCGGTTTGGGCTGGTTTGGGTTTTCCTGACCTATCCAACTAGTTATGCAGCTCTAGGTTCAGGCTTCTGGGAAACGTCCCAACATTCCCACAGGGCCTTTTACCTGCAGAAGCTCCAGGAAAAAGTCCCCAGGGAGGTCACTGTCCTTGAGTTCAGCGAGCAGCTGCATCAGACACTCCAGCCTCCACTGCTCCCCTGACAGCTTCTCATACAGCTCATCTTCCCCGTCACTGGGACAACAGCAAAGAGGTCAATGACGCAGACACGAAAACGTCCAATCAGAGGACAAGTAGGATGAGCGATGAAGGTTCATCACCTGCAACTCTTTCTGCAGGTGAGTCGGACGCCTCCGTCGCTGCCAGCAGCGAAGTGGAAGTCTGCTGAGACGTTATTCTTTGGTTCCTGTAGACCTGAAAGCTGCCGCAGCGCTGAGAGAGCTGAAGACGTCTCCGAACGGCTCAGGTACCACAGCAAAACCTCCTGACAGGTTGCCCTGCAGAGCAGAGGAAGAATGGGTGCAAACAGCTGGAGTGTTACCGCCACGACTTAACATCGGGACCGCAGAAAAACATTTTATCATCATAAAATTGATCAGAAACACGGCACAAAAAGCAAATATAACGTAAGAGATGGAATAAAGTCTTACCGCAGGTGGGAGACGTTCTGCTTGGTGAAACAGAAAACTGTGAAGATGACAGGAAGAACTTCTTCAAGTGCGGCGAGAAGAACCTCTGATGGACTGTTTCCAACCACCCAGATCTGATGGCAACAACATGAAATCGAATATGAAGGAGTTTCTGAAGGCTTTAATTTGTGGTTTAAACAAAACCCCTTGGCTCAGAATCTTTTAAAAAGTTGACCTCAGATGACCTCAATGACGGTTTGTCCTCCTGACTAAGAAAGCGGCGAGGTACTGACCTTGTACACATCCTCCAAACATCGGGTCAGCGCCGACTCCTCCACGGCCTCCTGTGGATGCTCTGCAGCTGAAACAcaaacaccagaacatcaggaGCTCAGAAGCTGTCCGCATCAATACTCACGTTTCCAGAGGTTTAAAATCTAACATTTCTGTGTGTTCATCTCCTGAAACAATGTTTTTATTCCATTAACACAATATAAGACTCGTCTTTCCCTGAGAAAATAAAACTAACTTTATTTGACCCAGTATTTTTTGTTTCACCACAAACTACATGAAATGAGTCAGAAATTGAGCAAAATTAAAAACTAAAACAGCTTTTTATGACTTCTGGAGGGGCTAAAAACACATTCAGTGAATTAAACAGTCACTAAGTTGGGATGGCCAGCAGAACCAGATGTAGGCTGAATTAACATAAAGTCTCTAAATCTTTAAACGTAAGCATCTAGCTAATAAAATTAGCTCATGTTCAGCTGCTCCTGAATGTACCCAGGACTGGGCGTAAACTTATAGATCGCGCCtttgctgtagcagctcctaaactgtggaatgagcttcctttagaggtaagacaggccagttccttacctgtttttaagtcactcttgaaaacacacctctttacccttgcttttgACACCATGTGAGATGTCGGttactattttttttttttagttttgaattattttagctgtttttgtgtgtttcaatGCTGGTTTTAtctagtttttattcttattattgggCTGTTTGAATCTTATGTctcctgtgttttatttatttctctttgctgctttctgtttattctattgttttaatgtattttctgtacagcactttgttcctgtgctgggtgttttaaagtgctttatagataaatgaactgaactgaactaacaGCGTCTGCCTGTGTTTAAGGAGACATGCTGATTTAGGCGTACTGTTACTAACTTGTCTCTGGAAGATAATGagaaattccatgctttcgttctttttaaacacacaaacagttttgtttacctgtttcgtagctacagtttcgccgacggctgccggcttcttcaggctgacgccgatggtggcgcgtcacttccttctccgtttatctgaagaagccggcagccgtcggcgaaactgtagctacaaaacaggtaaacaaaactgtttctgtgtttaaaaagaacgaaagcatggaattagaaccacgacacagcaagaacactccTAAGAAGATAATGAGAAAGTCGTACaattaacaaacaaacaaacaaaatgtttGTGATCCACATCGGCGATCTGTGGCTGACATTTGTCCCAAACACTAAACCGTTACTGACAGGAGGCGGTGATGCAGCTGTGCAGCGGGCTGAGCACGGGCCTGAGCAGGTGCTGCTGAGCCAAGCCGGGCCTCTCCAGAACCACGGACAGCGCCGCCCTAGTTGCCACTCGCTGGAACTGCTGAGCGGTCAGCTTGTCTCGGAGATGGAGGAGGTCGAGGATCTGAGAAAACAAAAAGTTGAACTGGTCCGCGTGAGCTTTATGGCTTTAGGACATTTTTAGTGTTAAAGAACATCCGAGTTGTTGTAACAGGTTTTTGAATCACACGATGATTACGACACCAAAACTATTGGCATAAATAAAGAGATGGTGATGACATTTAGAATAttcacaagttttttttttattgaatctTTATAGCTGCCCACTGAGACCAGAGATGGAGGCAGAAGGCGATGCTGTTTGTTAACAGGACGTTATCACTTGTGTTTGAACAAAAGTGCATCATCTTCATGAAGGTCATTCTGGAAAAACATCCTCCGACAGCAGGTTCAGGTGGATTAGCCGCAGTTtacatgaagaaattcactctggAAGCTGACTGGAGGTTTCAGAGCACCAGTGCAGGTTTGAAAACAATAAAGTGATGGTGTGAATCTCACCTGAGGACAGACAAGTCTGAAGTAATCGTCGGCCGAGGTAGATTGCTGGGGGCAGGCCACCAGGATCCTGGCCACAGCATCACATTTTCTCCAGTCTGAGTCGCCTCCTGCAGGAACAGCTCCGGTCTGAAGAACCAGTCTTTTTGATGAATATTGCCCCGTGGCGTACTACtctacctcctcctcttcctcacctgTTCCTCCCTCCAGGACAGCTCTGATGACCGCCTGCACACCGTTTGGTTGCATCAGACGCTCAGACAGCATCTGACCACACAGACGTCTCAGCCAGGCTGGAGCTGATCCCAGACCCGCCCTGCCACTCGGACCACCAGAACTCCCAGCTGGAGCAGACTGGAAGGAAGGAGACGAGACATTATTTAAGCCAGAGGTGGAACATGAAAGTTGAATGTTCTGGAAACACGAGGTGAAGAAGaaacatgaaaaagaaaaaacataatTAGTTTATCTTAGAAGAAACAAAACCATATTTATCAGTTTTCAACAAGCTTTTCTgcttgaaaaaaaaatacaaaaaacaaatTAGATGTTTGAAGTTGAAACAGAATCTCAGGGCTCAACTAATCAAATGCTTTATGAGAACAGATAGAACCTGTGAAGCAGAACAAAGATTAAAattgtaattcaattcaattcaaagacactttattcatcccagagggaaattgattaaacttGGCTGCTAAAAAGCCAAAAAGTGTCTGAAGAATGTAGAGAAATTAGAGCAGCTTCTGCTGCCCCCAAGTGGAACAAATAACTCACTGCAGTTACAGTTACCTGACTCAACTTGCttcgtcctacctcaagtggaggagtttaagtatctcggggtcttgttcacgagtgagggtaggagggatcgggagatcgacaggcggattggttcggcgtctgcagtgatgcggacgctgagccgatctgtcgtggtgaagagggagctgagccagaaagccaggctctccatttaccggtcgatctacgtcccaatcctcacctatggtcatgagctttgggtaatgaccgaaagaacgagatcgcggatacaagcggccaaaatgagtttcctccgtagggtggccgggctcagccttagagatagggtgaggagctcggacattcgggagggactcggagtagaaccgctgctcctccggatcgaaaggagccagttgaggtggtttgggcatctggtcaggatgcctccctggggaggtgtttcgggcatgtcctgccggcaggaggcccccgggtcgacccaggacacgttggagaggttacatctccaatctggtccggggacgccttggggtcctgccggaggagctggtggaggtggccggggagaggacggtctggagctcctagttgggatgctgcccccgcgacccagacccggataagcggaggaagacgacgacgacaacttgCTACGGGAAGTAAAACACACCTAGTTCCCCTAAAATGTTCAGGTCAGATTCAGACAGAGTAAAACCAACTATTTCATTTTTTTACATTGAAGATTAATCCAACAAACAACATTATTAATATTACTGTGATGATGATATGAAACACTTGTCCAAAGAGCCGCACCTGTTTGGGTCCACCTTGGAGGATCAGCAACTCCTTAATGATGATTGGCTGATAGACTTTTCCCAGGAGGTCCTTGAGGGCCTTCTTACACACCCGACACTCATCTGCACTGAGTAGCTGCATTACAAAAAATGCGGGGAACAAAAACaggattttgtttattttcttgacTTTAAACAACATAACTCATGAAAGTGTTCTGATTACATTACAGAAAACAGATCAGGACTGTTCTCAGGTCTGAAAACAGACAGCTTTCTCTGCtttacctagcctagtgaactagaccaaattcttgctttgcaaagtttggtctaggcacgctccattggaacctccgcagctcctaccaggactctggctggccaatcacagctctctagaggggtttcaaacacataaagagctgtgattggtccataatggtgggccaatcatagtgctctatctgcttagtgaacaaatcacagagctttatccgctttgtgggccaatcagggcactctatatgcctggtgggtgggatgatgcaacagagtgaaacaagagtacgtcacattctttgtccagtagcatgcggagatcatttgaaaggcaacggtagaacccgccccacaaccgagagccgtcaatggagcgttgccagactaaataatacatttatttagtctggcttgccgggCTATGCTTTACCACCTTTAAAGTGACTTTATTAGTATTTAATCACCCTGCCATCTTCTCGCTGAGGCTGGAAGCCCAGCTGGCACAGAGCTGCCATCACATCCCCCAGATGTCGGGTAAACACCAGCGTGGCGAGAGACGACTGCTCCGCCAGCTGCAGGAGCACTCTGGTCGTGGTCAGGAGGCGGCGTGTAGCTGGGGGCGACACTTCCCTGTAGACAACTTTTTCCACCATAGCTCCAAATGCTGACCTCCGACTCAGCGGTACACCTACTCCAGCTGCCAAGTAAGGGCAAAGTCCCAGACACACCACAAACTGGAATGCAGCTCCCAGCGTCTTTTGCTGGGAGACACTGAGGACGTCAGGGGGCAAAGGTGGAGCCATTTCAGGGGTACGGAGCTTCACTGACAAGGGAGGGGGGGCCTGCTGGAAGTGCTCCAGTTCAACGGTCAGGTGTCTCGAGAGAGCAAGGAGCAGGATCAGGCACTCCTGAACAAAGCTCCAGGTGACATCTTCTGTCTCACTGCAGAACCATTCTGCTGCCTCCTTCACATCCTCCCTCAGCCTCCTCACCTCCTGGAAGCTGCTGTTGCTCTGAAGCTGATCCAGCAGAAGGGCCTTGTTGGCCCCCAAAGCTGCCAGCAAAGCTTCGTGATGTGAGGACTGAGCGGACGCCTCTGcagacagaaacacacaaaacatcAAAGCACAGGAGGCATTAGCTGCAAACGCAGACAGCTGCCGCTGCTAAGGACACATCGCTCTTACTACCAGATGACTGTAGGCCGCGGCTCTCTTTTCTAATGCTATCAGATTATAATGCGAATTTAAAATCCAACAATTATACATAAACAACACCATTACATGCAAAAATTTAACGTAAAAAAATCTAATTATAAAATGGCTAAAACATGGCGAACACTTAGAGAAGCTAGCTTGTTTATGTTGACATTAGCTTaccgttaacaggtctggtgaggATATTTATCGCCGAGAGAATCTCAGAAGTCATTTCAGGGGATTAAAGTGCAATTAAGAATATGATATAAATCACAGAACCTTGATTTCTGAAAATGAACACATATACATGATAACCATGCTTCAAgagctaaaaacatatcaaacaGACGCGGAAAATTAACGTCATCACGCAGCCAACTGGGAGgtctagctgcagacgcagccccggACAAACACGCctctatgtacaaaacacgcgtgcACGTACAACgacgagaactcgcatgcgtgttgcaagAGATGGAAATGACGTTTCAGCAGGCCCGGCGTCAAGGCCGGGCCTGGGCGGGCCGGGCCCGCCCATTTGCCGATCTGGCCCGCCCAGGACAGATTACAACATCTCATGCAAATGTATTGGCTCAAGACGATCGATAGTTTTAGCTGCAGTAGAAGAAGACGCTTTGGTACAGTAGCTTGCTaaaatggatatcagagcttggattagcaaacagaaaaacaatgctagcacaagcagggatgatgcatcatcaaaaaggcaagtgcagccagaagttgcagctacaagcgcttctgttcctcctccgtACCTCCAGCACAGTCTCAGGGGTGTCTGCTGTCTTTTTGATTCAAATTATTTTAAAACGCATGTTAAGTTAAACCTTTCTCAGTAGCCTGGTGGTGGCAGAGTGTCCGCCCTTAGACTGTGAGGTCAggagttcgactcctggtcgggtcattccAAAgattttgaaaaaatgggacccaatgcctccctgcttgacactcagcattaaggggttggattggggggttaaaccaccaaatagttcccgagcgcggcttgtctgcagctcaccgctccccaggggatgggtcaaacgcggagaataaatttcgcacacacacctgtgtgtgtgtgacaactaatgggactttaactttaaactgtttttgaaccatcttaaatacagggttgtctgttctctttttagaaagaaaacactagattttctaaatcttgtttagaagac is drawn from Nothobranchius furzeri strain GRZ-AD chromosome 4, NfurGRZ-RIMD1, whole genome shotgun sequence and contains these coding sequences:
- the tango6 gene encoding transport and Golgi organization protein 6 homolog; translated protein: MTSEILSAINILTRPVNEASAQSSHHEALLAALGANKALLLDQLQSNSSFQEVRRLREDVKEAAEWFCSETEDVTWSFVQECLILLLALSRHLTVELEHFQQAPPPLSVKLRTPEMAPPLPPDVLSVSQQKTLGAAFQFVVCLGLCPYLAAGVGVPLSRRSAFGAMVEKVVYREVSPPATRRLLTTTRVLLQLAEQSSLATLVFTRHLGDVMAALCQLGFQPQREDGRLLSADECRVCKKALKDLLGKVYQPIIIKELLILQGGPKQSAPAGSSGGPSGRAGLGSAPAWLRRLCGQMLSERLMQPNGVQAVIRAVLEGGTGGDSDWRKCDAVARILVACPQQSTSADDYFRLVCPQILDLLHLRDKLTAQQFQRVATRAALSVVLERPGLAQQHLLRPVLSPLHSCITASSAEHPQEAVEESALTRCLEDVYKIWVVGNSPSEVLLAALEEVLPVIFTVFCFTKQNVSHLRATCQEVLLWYLSRSETSSALSALRQLSGLQEPKNNVSADFHFAAGSDGGVRLTCRKSCSDGEDELYEKLSGEQWRLECLMQLLAELKDSDLPGDFFLELLQELTSWTSDEHRVDEEEVDVASMTLLEVEQQLLGRADRQAQRLVLLQVLAVMVECLQHSQLLRRTSQVVDFMVSLLQRACVGPDMSSGWNPIESQTLSMGMGLVATLLSAPQLGAEEYSCMSRLLPPLETVSLRHPDALIQEMASNLRAVIATHGAYRPENLTAAAGRFSRNAETKPKKKKEVESETDTPEIPVSSSRFLPASSQKPSPTGTVGRSSADVPYPPDNKPLSDWLLEACDPDVPTRAFALRILTQMVQRRDPKLIQAQEKVLTLFMENLEHEDSFVYLSAIQGLAVLADSYPDRILERLLKDFQHGPSLPSSKRERSLESRLKVGEVLMRASRAMGELAPHLGRPLVGVFLQGTRDVDQSVRASSLSNLGEICQRLDFSLGPLAQELSCCLTALMKTEKEAEVRRAAVHVIALLLRGLSDKTTQVLGDVLLDLYRALKGAVRSDPDEVTVLHAQLALEELDEVMRRFIFPQEKLEKKIVVLP